A stretch of Aureispira sp. CCB-E DNA encodes these proteins:
- a CDS encoding tetratricopeptide repeat protein, which produces MPSKFSLVLLLFWTIYTQAQNNTDSLVQALPSMPNDSNKVIAYQTIAQQYLTTHLDSSVVYAKQGLQLAKKLGLYQGIIRCLNVTGNYYERKTDYPTALDYYNEALEICEQHDYTAGFAIVLNNIAIIHTRTGAHEKALALYFEALKAEEQTNNPKGIAQAYNNIGIVYYYQKNIDKTLEYFEKAIAIEERLGDIEILTKGYNNIGALYNYQKKYQKALSYYKKSYTLSQKLKDKQEMSINLNNIAVAHHSLRNLDSAVIYHNQSIQLREKLGDNRGAAYSYHNFAAVSKDQGKPKEAERFYLKSLALSKEKSLREIEMETYKSLAQLWSEQQQFQKANEYLNLHINAKDSMINEQSTQAIAEAESKYQAEKKEKEILLQQAQIDQQALEINQKNIQLLSLGSMAVILILIGVLIFNYLRQRNLQLQKEHQLKEAMGKIETQKKLAQQRYQISRDLHDNIGAQLTFIISSIDNLKYAFQLENSLSKKLKKITTFTSNTIQDLRDTIWAMNKDAISFYDLKQRINTFLVAAKDATQHIDFRFIINDQLPVNGTLSSVEGMNIYRIIQEALNNALKYAEADQIEISINKTNGTLYFKICDNGKGFDVANATLSNGLHNMRKRAQEMGADLEINSQLNVGTFVTLKHVVH; this is translated from the coding sequence ATGCCATCCAAATTTTCCCTTGTCCTACTTCTATTTTGGACCATATATACACAAGCTCAAAATAATACTGACAGCCTTGTTCAAGCCTTGCCCAGTATGCCTAATGATAGCAATAAAGTAATTGCTTATCAAACAATTGCACAACAATATTTAACGACTCATTTGGACTCTTCTGTTGTTTACGCTAAGCAGGGGCTTCAGTTGGCAAAAAAACTAGGTCTTTATCAAGGAATTATCCGTTGTTTAAATGTAACAGGCAATTACTACGAACGCAAAACAGATTATCCTACCGCTTTAGATTATTATAACGAAGCACTAGAAATTTGTGAACAACACGACTACACGGCAGGTTTTGCTATTGTACTCAACAATATTGCGATTATACATACCAGAACAGGAGCACACGAAAAGGCATTAGCACTTTATTTTGAAGCATTAAAAGCCGAAGAACAAACCAACAACCCTAAAGGAATTGCTCAAGCATATAACAATATTGGGATTGTTTATTATTATCAAAAAAACATAGATAAAACATTAGAATATTTTGAAAAAGCAATCGCCATTGAAGAACGTCTAGGAGATATTGAAATTTTAACTAAAGGTTATAACAATATTGGAGCATTGTACAACTACCAAAAGAAGTACCAAAAGGCTCTAAGTTACTATAAAAAATCCTATACGCTTAGCCAAAAATTAAAGGACAAACAGGAAATGTCTATTAATCTTAACAATATAGCTGTCGCCCATCATAGTTTAAGAAATTTGGACTCTGCGGTTATTTATCACAATCAATCTATACAATTGCGAGAAAAATTAGGAGACAACAGAGGGGCAGCTTACTCGTACCATAATTTTGCGGCTGTTAGTAAAGATCAAGGCAAACCCAAAGAAGCAGAAAGGTTTTACTTAAAAAGCTTGGCTTTGTCAAAAGAGAAAAGCTTGAGAGAAATTGAAATGGAAACCTATAAAAGCTTAGCCCAATTATGGAGCGAACAGCAGCAATTCCAAAAGGCAAATGAGTATCTTAATTTGCATATTAATGCCAAAGATTCCATGATTAATGAGCAAAGCACCCAAGCTATTGCTGAAGCTGAATCAAAATACCAAGCCGAAAAAAAGGAAAAAGAAATTTTATTGCAACAAGCACAAATTGATCAACAAGCCTTAGAGATTAACCAAAAAAATATCCAGCTGCTTTCCTTGGGGAGTATGGCTGTTATTTTGATCTTGATTGGAGTTTTAATTTTTAACTATTTGAGACAACGCAATCTACAGCTTCAAAAGGAACATCAACTGAAAGAGGCCATGGGAAAAATAGAAACTCAGAAAAAATTAGCCCAACAACGGTATCAAATTTCTAGAGATTTGCACGACAATATTGGAGCTCAATTAACTTTTATTATTTCCTCTATTGACAACCTAAAGTATGCCTTTCAATTAGAAAATTCATTGAGCAAAAAGCTTAAAAAAATTACAACCTTTACCTCAAATACCATTCAAGATTTGCGAGATACCATTTGGGCAATGAACAAAGATGCCATTAGCTTCTATGATTTAAAACAACGCATTAATACTTTCCTAGTCGCTGCTAAGGATGCCACGCAGCATATTGATTTTCGTTTTATCATCAACGATCAACTGCCTGTTAACGGCACTTTGTCTTCGGTTGAAGGAATGAATATTTATAGAATCATCCAAGAGGCCTTGAACAATGCCTTAAAATATGCCGAAGCAGATCAAATAGAAATTAGTATTAATAAAAC
- a CDS encoding protein phosphatase 2C domain-containing protein translates to MQVYSTLQLGEFHPVFCEDFLYSKQIHQDWLVAGVMDGCSSGKDSHFAATLFGKILKKILQEFPYLALKNAKWELEQLSIQQLSHQVLCQFFSLIQTEKNNLFLEIEELVATCLILVYHYPTQKALITVSGDGVVAINDQIIVIEQNDKPDYLAYHLHKTFDQWLTNHTTQYSFEQVTNLAISTDGILSFAKNNTETVYEIDPIRYLMLDTDFSQQDNMLDRKCLYLEQEYGLKPNDDVAIIRLF, encoded by the coding sequence ATGCAAGTATACTCAACATTACAATTAGGCGAATTTCATCCTGTTTTTTGTGAAGATTTTTTATACTCAAAACAAATTCATCAAGACTGGTTAGTTGCTGGAGTCATGGATGGATGTTCTTCTGGCAAAGACAGTCATTTTGCGGCGACTCTATTTGGCAAAATATTAAAAAAAATCCTACAAGAATTTCCTTATCTAGCACTTAAGAACGCCAAATGGGAATTGGAACAGCTTTCAATACAGCAACTATCTCATCAAGTACTTTGTCAATTTTTTTCGCTCATTCAAACTGAAAAAAATAATCTTTTTTTGGAAATAGAAGAACTAGTCGCTACTTGTCTTATCTTAGTTTATCATTACCCAACTCAAAAGGCTTTGATAACCGTCAGTGGAGATGGCGTTGTAGCCATCAACGATCAAATTATAGTGATAGAACAAAATGACAAACCTGATTATTTAGCTTATCACTTACATAAAACATTTGATCAGTGGCTGACCAATCATACCACTCAATATAGCTTTGAGCAAGTAACTAACCTAGCCATTTCAACAGATGGTATTCTGAGTTTTGCGAAAAACAATACGGAAACAGTCTACGAAATTGACCCTATTAGGTATTTAATGCTTGATACAGATTTCAGTCAACAAGACAATATGCTTGACCGAAAATGTCTTTATCTAGAACAAGAGTATGGATTAAAACCTAATGACGATGTAGCAATTATTCGGCTATTTTAA
- a CDS encoding ribonucleoside-diphosphate reductase subunit alpha, translating to MQVLKRNGKKEDVSFDKIKKRIEYLCNGLDLRYVDSIEICKKVIQGLYDGVSTTILDNLASETAATMATQHPDYAILAARISVSNLHKNSNNSFSKTMKALHEYIDPKTGENAQLISNETFDIIWKNRKVFDTAIKHENDYEFDYFGFKTLERSYLLRMDGKIVERPQYMLMRAAIGIHGQDIVSAIQTYSLMSEKWFIHATPTLFNAGTPKPQLSSCFLLSATEDSISGIFETLTRCAKISQSAGGIGLSIHNVRAQGSYIKGTGGTSNGIVPMLRVYNDTARYVDQGGGKRKGAFAVYLEPWHADIFDFLDLKKNHGKEEKRARDLFYAMWISDLFMQRVEEDVEWTLMCPNECPDLYNTYGEEFEKLYQKYEAEGKGRKTIKARELWTKILESQIETGTPYMLYKDHANSKSNQKNLGVIRSSNLCTEIMEYTSKDEVAVCNLASISLPKFVINGKFDFDKLYEITRIVTRNLNKVIDINYYPVQEAYNSNMRHRPIGIGVQGLADALILMRYPFDSTEGKMLNRAIFETMYYAAVTESAELAKEEGPYQSYEGSPISQGILQFDMWDQTPSSKWDWDKLRANIKKYGVRNSLLLAPMPTASTSQILGNNECFEPYTSNIYTRRTLSGEYIIVNKHLLKDLIELGLWTEEIKEQLMAANGSIQNIKEIPDDIKALYKTAYEIKQRHIIDMSADRGAFICQSQSLNLFVENPTFAKLTSMHFYAWKKGLKTGMYYLRSKAAVDPIKFTLSAKHQQKFVKAETVDPANTDEGISCSLDNPDDCLMCGS from the coding sequence ATGCAAGTACTAAAAAGAAATGGAAAAAAAGAAGATGTCTCTTTTGATAAAATCAAAAAACGCATTGAGTATCTATGTAACGGTCTTGACCTTCGTTATGTAGATTCTATTGAAATTTGCAAAAAGGTTATCCAAGGTTTATACGATGGTGTTAGTACAACTATCTTAGATAATTTGGCTTCTGAGACTGCTGCTACTATGGCTACTCAACATCCTGATTACGCAATTTTGGCAGCCCGTATATCGGTTTCTAACTTACACAAAAACTCTAACAATTCTTTCTCTAAAACAATGAAAGCATTGCATGAGTATATTGATCCTAAAACAGGAGAAAATGCCCAGTTAATATCCAATGAAACATTTGATATTATTTGGAAAAATCGCAAAGTGTTTGATACGGCTATCAAACATGAGAATGATTATGAATTTGACTACTTTGGTTTTAAAACCTTGGAACGCTCTTATTTGTTGCGCATGGATGGTAAAATCGTAGAACGTCCTCAATATATGTTGATGCGTGCTGCCATTGGCATTCATGGACAGGATATTGTTTCTGCAATCCAAACCTATAGTTTGATGTCCGAAAAGTGGTTTATCCATGCTACCCCAACTTTGTTTAATGCTGGAACTCCAAAACCTCAATTGTCTTCTTGCTTTTTGTTGAGTGCTACCGAAGATTCCATTTCTGGTATTTTTGAAACCCTAACACGTTGTGCCAAGATTTCTCAGTCTGCCGGTGGAATTGGATTGAGCATTCACAATGTTCGTGCACAAGGTAGTTATATTAAAGGAACAGGGGGTACTTCCAATGGTATTGTTCCTATGTTGAGAGTATATAATGATACGGCTCGTTATGTTGACCAAGGAGGTGGGAAGCGGAAAGGTGCTTTTGCGGTTTATCTAGAACCTTGGCATGCTGACATTTTTGATTTCTTAGATCTTAAAAAGAATCACGGTAAAGAAGAAAAACGTGCTAGAGATTTATTCTATGCTATGTGGATTTCTGATTTATTCATGCAACGTGTAGAAGAAGATGTAGAATGGACGTTGATGTGTCCTAATGAATGTCCTGACTTGTACAATACGTATGGTGAAGAATTCGAAAAATTATATCAAAAATACGAAGCAGAAGGAAAAGGAAGAAAAACAATCAAAGCGCGTGAATTGTGGACCAAAATTCTTGAGTCTCAAATTGAGACTGGAACGCCTTACATGTTGTACAAGGATCACGCTAACTCAAAGTCAAACCAAAAGAATTTAGGTGTTATTCGTTCTAGTAATCTTTGTACTGAGATTATGGAATATACCTCTAAAGACGAAGTGGCTGTTTGTAACTTAGCTTCTATCTCTTTACCTAAATTTGTGATTAATGGTAAGTTCGATTTTGACAAACTATACGAAATTACTAGAATAGTTACTCGCAACTTGAACAAGGTTATCGACATTAACTATTATCCTGTACAAGAAGCCTACAATTCTAACATGCGCCACCGTCCAATTGGTATTGGTGTGCAAGGTTTGGCAGATGCCTTGATTTTAATGCGCTATCCATTTGATAGTACAGAAGGAAAAATGCTTAATAGAGCTATTTTTGAAACGATGTACTATGCTGCCGTAACAGAATCTGCTGAACTAGCAAAAGAAGAAGGTCCTTACCAATCTTATGAAGGCTCTCCTATTAGTCAAGGAATTTTGCAATTTGATATGTGGGATCAAACTCCTTCCTCAAAATGGGATTGGGATAAACTTCGCGCTAACATCAAAAAATATGGTGTTCGCAACAGTTTATTATTGGCTCCAATGCCAACAGCCTCAACATCTCAGATCTTAGGTAACAACGAATGTTTTGAACCCTATACTTCTAATATCTACACTCGCAGAACACTTTCGGGTGAGTATATTATTGTTAACAAGCATCTGCTGAAAGATTTGATTGAGCTGGGCTTATGGACAGAAGAAATCAAAGAGCAATTGATGGCTGCTAACGGATCTATCCAAAATATCAAAGAAATTCCAGACGATATCAAAGCGCTCTACAAAACAGCGTATGAAATTAAGCAACGTCATATTATTGACATGTCGGCAGATAGAGGGGCATTTATTTGTCAATCGCAAAGCTTGAATTTATTTGTAGAAAATCCAACATTTGCTAAATTAACATCTATGCATTTCTATGCATGGAAAAAAGGATTAAAAACAGGCATGTATTACCTAAGAAGTAAGGCAGCTGTTGATCCTATCAAATTTACATTATCAGCTAAACACCAACAAAAATTTGTTAAGGCGGAAACAGTTGATCCTGCCAATACGGATGAAGGTATTTCTTGTAGCCTAGATAATCCTGACGATTGTCTAATGTGTGGTTCTTAA
- a CDS encoding ribonucleotide-diphosphate reductase subunit beta, translated as MNNKELILTESDDRFVLFPIQHDAVWEMRKKALACFWTTDEIDLEADIVDWNEKLNDNERHFIKHVLAFFAASDGIVNENLVLNFYKDVQIAEARSFYSTQIQIEDIHAETYSLLIDTYIRDTEEKNGLFKAMNTLPCVQKKAKWALKWIDEAPSFAHRLIAFAAVEGIFFSGSFCAIYWLKKRGLMPGLTFSNELISRDEGMHCDFACLLYSMLENKLDKRELQDIITEAVEFEKEFVTDALPVSLIGMNSGLMNEYIEFVADRLLVSLGNDKVYGTANPFSWMDLISLQGKTNFFEKRVGDYQKAGVMADREKQTFSLDEDF; from the coding sequence ATGAATAATAAAGAATTAATTCTTACAGAGAGTGACGATCGTTTTGTTTTGTTTCCAATTCAACATGATGCAGTATGGGAAATGCGAAAAAAAGCCTTGGCTTGTTTTTGGACTACAGACGAAATTGATCTAGAAGCAGACATCGTTGATTGGAATGAAAAGCTAAATGACAATGAGCGCCATTTCATTAAACATGTCTTAGCATTTTTTGCAGCTAGTGATGGCATTGTTAATGAGAATTTAGTTTTAAATTTCTACAAGGACGTGCAAATTGCGGAAGCGCGTTCTTTCTACTCTACCCAGATACAGATTGAAGATATACATGCAGAAACGTATAGCCTTTTAATAGATACCTACATCAGAGATACCGAAGAAAAAAATGGTCTATTCAAAGCCATGAACACCCTTCCTTGTGTTCAGAAAAAAGCTAAATGGGCTTTAAAATGGATTGATGAAGCACCATCTTTTGCTCATCGCTTGATTGCTTTTGCTGCGGTAGAAGGTATTTTCTTTTCAGGTAGCTTCTGTGCTATTTACTGGCTTAAAAAACGTGGTCTAATGCCTGGTTTGACGTTCTCTAATGAGCTTATCAGTAGAGACGAAGGGATGCACTGTGATTTTGCTTGCTTGTTGTACTCTATGTTAGAAAACAAACTAGACAAAAGAGAACTTCAAGATATTATTACTGAAGCGGTTGAATTTGAAAAAGAATTTGTAACCGATGCGCTTCCTGTTTCTTTAATTGGAATGAACTCAGGTCTGATGAACGAATACATCGAATTTGTAGCAGATCGCTTGTTGGTTTCCTTGGGCAACGATAAGGTTTATGGCACGGCAAATCCTTTCTCTTGGATGGACTTAATTTCCTTGCAAGGAAAAACCAATTTCTTCGAAAAACGTGTGGGCGATTATCAAAAAGCTGGCGTAATGGCAGATCGTGAAAAGCAAACGTTCTCTCTAGACGAAGATTTTTAG
- a CDS encoding amidohydrolase, whose amino-acid sequence MLIPTNILTETVQTRRHIHQYPELGSEVYQTVALVRQELLALGLEVHSNIGKNGLYADLNVPNAGKRIALRADMDALPIQELGDKSYQSTIKGIAHMCGHDAHTAMLLGAAKLIVQYKDRLQHNIRFIFQADEENIPGGAIPMIEDGVLEGVDAIYGQHVWPTLETGKIGLCTGPTMGQPDILEITITGKGGHAAYPHDTIDPIIIAAQYINAVQAIVARNVSALDAAVVSFTIIEAGTAHNIIPETIKLSASIRTLSLSVKTNLKKRLYQLLEQTCLAHDAHFEFNYSDGHALTYNHPDLTQKLVHLLDPKNLIYPHPPSMAGEDFGYYSQKIPACFIFLGCRNEAKGITAMLHSPYFDLDEDCLEIGIQLWYTIAMQS is encoded by the coding sequence ATGCTTATACCTACAAATATTCTTACAGAAACTGTACAAACTCGTCGACACATTCACCAATATCCAGAACTTGGCTCAGAGGTTTATCAAACAGTTGCATTAGTTCGACAAGAATTACTTGCGTTGGGCTTAGAAGTTCATTCCAATATAGGTAAAAATGGTTTATATGCCGATTTAAATGTTCCTAATGCAGGAAAAAGAATTGCATTGAGAGCAGATATGGATGCCCTTCCAATTCAAGAATTAGGAGATAAAAGCTATCAATCTACCATCAAAGGTATTGCACACATGTGTGGGCACGATGCTCATACAGCCATGCTTTTGGGCGCTGCTAAATTAATTGTTCAATACAAAGATCGACTTCAACATAATATCCGCTTTATTTTTCAAGCCGACGAAGAAAACATTCCTGGCGGAGCAATTCCCATGATTGAAGATGGCGTTCTAGAAGGTGTTGATGCTATTTATGGTCAACATGTTTGGCCAACCTTAGAGACAGGAAAAATAGGATTGTGTACTGGTCCTACAATGGGACAGCCTGATATTTTAGAAATAACCATCACAGGCAAAGGCGGGCACGCAGCTTACCCACACGACACTATTGATCCTATCATTATTGCGGCGCAATATATCAATGCAGTTCAAGCAATTGTAGCAAGAAATGTTTCTGCCTTAGATGCCGCTGTTGTTTCTTTTACTATCATCGAAGCAGGAACAGCACATAATATTATTCCTGAAACTATAAAGCTTTCAGCTTCTATTCGTACGCTATCTCTTAGCGTCAAAACAAATCTAAAGAAACGCTTGTATCAATTACTCGAACAAACTTGCTTGGCTCACGATGCTCATTTTGAGTTCAATTACTCCGATGGGCATGCACTGACCTACAATCATCCTGATTTGACCCAAAAATTAGTTCATTTGCTAGATCCAAAAAACTTGATATACCCTCATCCTCCCTCTATGGCAGGGGAAGATTTTGGTTATTATTCTCAGAAAATCCCCGCTTGTTTTATTTTCTTAGGATGCCGAAACGAAGCCAAAGGCATTACCGCTATGCTGCATAGTCCTTACTTTGATTTAGACGAAGATTGTCTCGAAATTGGGATTCAACTATGGTATACTATCGCCATGCAAAGCTAA
- a CDS encoding MutS-related protein, with protein MNLEKIYQERLNDFLKQQKEKASKMFQIGNIRVALFVLMVYCLVQFFSSEFETMYWWWGFLGVLPVFIFFIRLHQRHFDEKRRIDELVVINEKELKALETNRPQFEGGGEFDDPRHDYCSDLDLFGSAGLFAFVNRTSTAKGKERLANLFKQPFENPKTIYTQQEAVKVLSPKVDFRQAFMANGRITEDTLDDIAYLQAWTEAPVAFLESIPWRIARIILPLLSIVALVYFIITFNHLPLVVMGTLNFALLGVKSKYVGKEHTEIGKRQEILRMYVSLLDLANQEDFGDAAILNEIKETAKAAQSGFGRLTKIVDYFDQRLNIFVGLGLNLLILYDVHCLFALEAWKKKHKQFLTKWLDSVAELDGLISLATFNYNNPELNFPQLEKSDKLYVHAEALGHPLIPVQERVCNDTKLGSQHKVFVVTGSNMAGKSTFLRCVAINLLLAKCGAPVCATSFKCSIMDIMTSMRVQDSISQQTSYFQAELLRLQYIIQSLKEGKPTFIILDEILKGTNSEDKLLGSQLLVQHFLDFNCLAMVATHDLELGNMQDDLPDQVENLCFESIIENDELSFDYKLNRGIAKNKNATFLMRKMEIVPKELF; from the coding sequence ATGAATTTAGAAAAAATATATCAAGAACGTTTAAATGATTTCTTGAAACAGCAAAAAGAGAAAGCAAGTAAGATGTTCCAAATTGGAAATATTCGAGTTGCTTTGTTTGTTTTGATGGTGTATTGTTTGGTCCAATTTTTTAGTTCAGAGTTTGAAACGATGTATTGGTGGTGGGGATTCTTGGGAGTGCTGCCTGTTTTTATATTTTTCATTCGTTTGCATCAACGTCACTTTGATGAAAAAAGAAGGATTGATGAGTTGGTTGTTATTAATGAGAAAGAGCTTAAGGCATTAGAAACCAATCGACCGCAGTTTGAAGGAGGAGGTGAATTTGATGATCCTAGACACGATTATTGTTCAGATTTAGATTTGTTTGGTTCGGCAGGATTATTTGCTTTTGTCAATCGAACTTCAACCGCAAAAGGAAAAGAACGGCTGGCAAATTTATTTAAACAACCTTTTGAAAACCCCAAAACCATTTATACACAGCAAGAAGCAGTGAAGGTGTTGAGTCCTAAGGTTGATTTTCGCCAAGCTTTTATGGCAAATGGTAGAATTACAGAAGATACTTTGGATGACATTGCTTACTTGCAAGCTTGGACGGAAGCTCCTGTTGCTTTTTTAGAATCAATTCCTTGGAGAATTGCTCGTATTATCTTGCCTTTGTTGTCTATTGTCGCATTGGTTTATTTTATCATAACTTTTAATCACCTTCCATTGGTGGTAATGGGGACGTTGAACTTTGCCTTATTAGGCGTAAAAAGCAAATATGTAGGAAAAGAACACACAGAAATAGGGAAGCGCCAAGAAATTTTAAGAATGTATGTTTCCTTGCTAGACTTAGCAAATCAAGAAGATTTTGGAGATGCTGCGATATTGAATGAAATTAAAGAAACGGCTAAAGCCGCACAGTCTGGTTTTGGTCGATTGACTAAGATTGTGGATTATTTCGATCAACGGTTAAATATATTTGTAGGTTTAGGGCTAAATCTACTTATTTTGTACGATGTGCATTGCTTGTTTGCTTTAGAAGCTTGGAAGAAAAAACACAAACAATTTTTGACAAAGTGGTTGGATAGTGTAGCGGAGTTGGACGGATTGATTAGTCTAGCTACTTTTAATTATAATAATCCTGAATTGAATTTTCCTCAGTTAGAAAAATCCGACAAATTGTATGTGCATGCAGAAGCCTTAGGGCATCCTTTAATTCCTGTGCAAGAACGGGTGTGTAATGATACAAAACTAGGAAGCCAACACAAAGTTTTTGTCGTGACAGGATCAAACATGGCGGGCAAGAGTACTTTTTTACGTTGTGTAGCGATAAATTTGTTGTTAGCAAAATGTGGTGCACCCGTTTGTGCAACTTCATTTAAGTGTTCTATAATGGATATTATGACATCTATGCGGGTGCAGGATTCTATCAGCCAGCAGACTTCTTATTTTCAAGCGGAATTGTTGCGTTTGCAGTATATAATTCAATCCTTAAAAGAAGGGAAGCCTACATTTATTATTTTAGATGAAATATTGAAAGGAACGAACTCTGAAGATAAATTGCTTGGGTCTCAATTGTTAGTGCAACACTTTTTAGACTTTAATTGCTTAGCGATGGTTGCTACACATGATCTAGAATTAGGAAATATGCAAGACGATTTACCGGATCAAGTCGAAAATCTTTGTTTCGAAAGTATTATTGAAAATGATGAATTGAGTTTTGATTACAAACTAAATAGAGGCATTGCCAAAAATAAGAATGCAACATTTCTAATGCGTAAGATGGAGATTGTTCCCAAGGAGTTGTTTTAA
- a CDS encoding two-component regulator propeller domain-containing protein: MPIILPFLLVSCKGASSSNDSTSSTKESTFGQITSDFDYKAMLIFQDKQENYWFGGNEKGLYKYDGEKLMRFTKEDGLCSHAIIGIQEDHLGNVYFDTPEGVSKFDGHRFTTLTVIENDSSKHQWKLTSTDLWFRMGWSKKGPYRYDGKHLYYLEFPPPKLAETFYAKHPTPSYSPYGIYSMYKDRNGHLWFGTSSLGLCRFDGSTLQWLYEEHLSLTPEGGEFGIRAIIEDQEGYFWFSNNRYRYKISPTTSNRTTLDYQRENEILPNDKATIYYMSIVEDNNGALWMATYDDGVWCKQHDQLTHYPIKRSKKTPLIFSIYQDKQGKLWLTTHDSGIYCYNGKQFEPFHF; the protein is encoded by the coding sequence TTGCCAATCATTTTACCTTTTCTATTGGTCTCTTGCAAAGGAGCCTCCTCTTCTAATGATAGTACTTCCTCTACAAAAGAAAGTACCTTCGGGCAAATAACATCCGACTTTGACTACAAGGCAATGCTTATTTTCCAAGATAAACAAGAAAACTATTGGTTTGGAGGTAATGAAAAAGGGCTATACAAATATGATGGTGAAAAGTTGATGCGTTTTACCAAAGAAGATGGCTTATGCAGCCATGCTATCATTGGAATACAAGAAGATCATTTAGGAAATGTATACTTTGATACTCCAGAAGGCGTTTCTAAATTTGATGGTCACCGATTTACTACCTTAACTGTCATAGAAAACGATTCTTCTAAGCACCAATGGAAATTAACCTCTACTGATCTATGGTTTAGGATGGGTTGGTCTAAAAAAGGTCCCTATCGTTACGATGGCAAACATTTATATTATTTAGAATTTCCTCCACCTAAACTTGCAGAAACATTCTATGCTAAACACCCCACTCCTTCTTATTCTCCTTATGGCATTTATTCGATGTATAAGGACCGCAACGGACACCTTTGGTTTGGCACAAGCTCATTAGGACTTTGCCGATTTGACGGTTCAACTCTCCAATGGCTTTATGAAGAACATTTATCCTTAACCCCAGAAGGAGGTGAATTTGGAATCCGAGCAATTATCGAAGATCAAGAAGGCTATTTTTGGTTTTCTAACAATCGTTATCGATATAAAATTTCTCCAACAACATCCAACAGGACAACTCTAGACTATCAGAGAGAAAATGAGATATTACCCAACGATAAAGCTACTATTTATTACATGTCTATCGTTGAAGATAATAATGGCGCTTTATGGATGGCTACTTATGATGATGGTGTTTGGTGCAAACAGCACGACCAACTAACCCATTATCCAATTAAACGTTCTAAGAAAACTCCTTTAATTTTCTCGATTTACCAAGACAAGCAAGGCAAACTTTGGCTTACGACACATGATTCAGGTATTTATTGTTACAATGGAAAACAGTTTGAACCATTTCATTTCTAA